The window ATTCGCTACCACCCGCTGGCCGATCTCGACGAAGTGCGCGCCCTGGCCATGTGGATGACGTGGAAGTGCGCCGTCATGAACCTGCCCTACGGCGGCGCCAAGGGCGGCGTCGAGGTCGATCCGCGCGGGCTCAGCTCGGCGGAGCTCGAAAATCTGACGCGACGCTATGCCAGTGAGATCGCCGTTCTCATCGGGCCGGAATTCGATATCCCGGCGCCGGACATGGGGACCAATGCTCAGGTCATGGCGTGGATCATGGACACCATATCAATGCACGCCGGCCACTCGATTCCCGCCGTCGTCACCGGCAAACCGGTGGTCGTCGGCGGGTCGGAAGGACGGGCATCGGCCACGTCCCGAGGCATGCTCGAAGTCACCCTGGCGATGCTGAAGCGCGAGGGGCGCGATCCACGCGGCCTGCGAGTGGCGGTTCAGGGCGCGGGAAATGTTGGGATGGGCGCGGTGCGGCTCTTCCACGAAGCCGGCTTCACCATTGTCGCCGTGAGCGATAGCGAGGGCGGCGCCATTCGCGAAACGGGGCTCGATGTGCCTGCCGTCGTGCGCCACGGCGCTGCCGGCGGACTGATGAAAGACCTGCCCGACGCCGACCGGATCAGCAATCGCGAGCTGCTCGAGCTTCCCGTGGACATTCTGGCGCCGGCGGCCATCGAGGGGCAGCTCACGGCCGCCAACGCTTCACAAGTCAAGGCCTCGATGATTGTCGAAGGCGCCAACGGCCCGACGACGCCGGCGGCGGATCTGGAGTTCGCCGATCGCGGGATCACCGTGATCCCGGACATCCTGGCCAACGCCGGCGGCGTGACGGTGTCCTATTTCGAGTGGGTGCAGGACCTGCAGCAGTTCTTCTGGACCGAAGCCGAGATCAACGAACGATTGGGCCGCCAGATGCGGGACGCGCTCGAGAGCGTCGCCGCCACCGCCGCGGAGGCGGGGGTCAACTTGCGCCAGGCGGCTCACATGCTGGCCATATCCCGCGTGGCCGAGGCCACGCGGCTGCGGGGGGTTTACCCGTAGCAGCGCCGGTTCCGGCTGCCTGAACTAGTTGGCCGCGCCGTCGCGCACGGCCTGCCACGAGAATGGGCGGCCATCGTCAAAGACGGCCCCAACGTCCGCGAACGCGTCGCGCCCTTCGTCGGCGGGGTTGTAGAGCCGTGTCGGCGAGTTGAGGAGCACGGCGGCCTCGTCGCCAACGACCATGAAGCCGTGGTGGACGAGGCGCGGAATCAGGACGCAGTGCTGCGCGTCGTCGCCGGAGATTTCTCCGAGCGGCAGCAAATCGAGCGTCCCGCGCGTCGGCGATTCGGTCCGGCCGTCCCACAGGGCAAGCACGATTGAACCGGCCGCCACGATGAAGCGGTCTTCCTGGTGCCGATGCACATGCCATTCGTCCTCGTCGCGGGCCAGTCCGGCCGGGGTGACCGAGTAGTAGGTTTGCGCAAACGCCCGCGTGTCCGGGTCGTAGATGTCGGGCCAATCGGTTCGAAGGATCTCGACAAGGGTTCCTGATTCGTCCCGATTGACCCTCAGCGGCCGTGCGACCGCATCATGGATCCGGAGGTGAAACCGCACCGGTCTCCTCGCTCTCCACGCCTGGCGATGCAGTGTAGGTGAACTCAGCCCGCCTCCGGACGGCGTGGAAATGTTTTGACATTTGTCGGGCGGCGGAGTGCTAGCATGCACAGGCGACTTTGAGGACGGGTCAGGCACTGATGCCTCGCACGAGTCCGAGCCCCGCGACGCGGATGTCGTACCAACGACGGCAGCGCGTCCGGGACACCGCCATGAGCATGGCAAACACCATTGGCGCCAAGTATTCGGATTTGCGCGTCACCATCGACATGGAGAGCGTGGACGGCGAGGACGCGTTCGTCTGGATCGAGGTGTTGCGGGGACTGCGTCCGGCGGAACTCCCCACGTTCATTGACCGTCTGGCGCGGCAGTGCGCCCGCCGTACCGGCTTTTGGATCGTGCCGCGGATCGTCAGCACGAGTATCGAGTCGCAGCCGGAATTGCGTCTGCGGCCGCGTGTCGGCTCCGCTCGACCGTCCGTGACTTAGCGGCTAGTGCTCTAGCTCGTCGATAGCAACTCGCCGGCCGGCG of the Chloroflexota bacterium genome contains:
- a CDS encoding Glu/Leu/Phe/Val dehydrogenase; translation: MNATHSTGPEPSAYETALRQYDEAAELLGLDADVREILRRPKRELVVNFPVEMDDGGIRMFRGYRVHHNITRGPAKGGIRYHPLADLDEVRALAMWMTWKCAVMNLPYGGAKGGVEVDPRGLSSAELENLTRRYASEIAVLIGPEFDIPAPDMGTNAQVMAWIMDTISMHAGHSIPAVVTGKPVVVGGSEGRASATSRGMLEVTLAMLKREGRDPRGLRVAVQGAGNVGMGAVRLFHEAGFTIVAVSDSEGGAIRETGLDVPAVVRHGAAGGLMKDLPDADRISNRELLELPVDILAPAAIEGQLTAANASQVKASMIVEGANGPTTPAADLEFADRGITVIPDILANAGGVTVSYFEWVQDLQQFFWTEAEINERLGRQMRDALESVAATAAEAGVNLRQAAHMLAISRVAEATRLRGVYP
- a CDS encoding dTDP-4-dehydrorhamnose 3,5-epimerase family protein, which gives rise to MRFHLRIHDAVARPLRVNRDESGTLVEILRTDWPDIYDPDTRAFAQTYYSVTPAGLARDEDEWHVHRHQEDRFIVAAGSIVLALWDGRTESPTRGTLDLLPLGEISGDDAQHCVLIPRLVHHGFMVVGDEAAVLLNSPTRLYNPADEGRDAFADVGAVFDDGRPFSWQAVRDGAAN